TTTTGAGTACTCATATTTGATCTTTAAATAATTTTGACAGCTTATGTTTAGCTGCtgccaaataaaatcataacaaaacataaaaaaaggCGATTTTATCCATAACGATCATTTTTTATGATAATGCTATTTGTATAAATTATCCGAATTGAcccaatatttatatatctatcaAGTTATTTCATTCGTATTCATTTTTCATATGTCCCAaaattaaatgaattattttccttttaacaAAAACTAACTTTTTTAATATGTCCCactttattagtatttttttcttattattttattatattttcttttttattcttcggcaaataactcaaataaatatcatatttttttatttatattcatattttataaaaaaatttctccAGTTAACTCGTCAAATTCAATTTTCTTGAAACTTGTATGAAAAGAAATATCTCGATTAGTTTTGAGACGGGTGATTTTTTTTACCAGTACTACACAATGAGTGATGGATTCGTAGTTGACTTCAGTCAATTTGTTGCTATATGGCTAATTCCACTAGGATATTCTCACAAAAAAACCATTAGGATAAAGTGATTAATACTATATTCCCAAATTAACGATATTTATGGGATAATAGTTCACAGATTTGACTATTTAAATCACCACACAATCACGaaataaatggaaaataattattgacATGCTTCAAAATATACTTCCCAAATTAATCTGCATTTTATTTTGAGACATCCTATAATGAATGAATCAAATCTCCTTCCGCAAAAATCTACTCCACCTTTTTTAATCAATCCTCCATCCATAATTAAATGTCCATATACAATactgattttaagaaattatttaattttacaaaaaaaataatttgaaaaaattagtggaatataaatcctatttttatttaaaataaaatgtgagtgaaataagttaattAAATGTAGGGATCACTtactaaatataataaaagtaaaatgagatatttattaatGGACggaggaaaaaataaaatgagacattataacggagagagtataattttCGTGTCAAACAGATGAATAGTCCTGTGTGACATACTgatattatttgttttaattaatttaacctTAACACAATAATCTTGTTATTTAAATTAAAGTTGTATATATTCAATCAATTTGTTTTTGATAATCTCAAATCTTGTTAATTCGGATAAACCAAATCagaataaaatgatatttttgttaataatCTCAATAATCTTACTCGACAGTTAGCTTTCCTTATCTAATCGCTGCTAATTATATTTATGGATTTAACCCATCATTATCTCCTAATATAAGCCATTTGGTAATATCCATAATTTCCACTAATTAATcaactaaataaattaaattccaGCAACACATTGTACGGCCTCCACGTTTTCAAAAAGGCCCTTTTTTCATCTCAGTATAAAAGCGAGTTTTCCACCTTTCTTTCTTCATCAACTTTACCTTTTCTCTTTGCGAAATTCGTCGGAAAATTCAGATGTCGATCTCCGGAGATTCTCCGGCTACCACCACGAGCGGCGTTGGCGAGATCATGCTGTTCGGTGTGAGAGTGAAGGTCGATCCGATGAGGAAGAGCGTGAGTATGAATAACCTCTCCGAATACGAGCAGGTTAGTAACACAAGCAAGCCGGAGAAGGCGAAGGAGCGCGGCGGAGCTGCCGGATACGCCTCCGCGGATGACGCAGCGCCTCAGCCGACTGGAGGTAGCGGCGATCGTAAGCGAGGTTAGATATCTGAGTATTTCTAGTATTTTTTTGTTACTGCGAATTTCAGTGTCGTTTTGATTTAGGTTATTAATGTTATGATCGTGAAATTTGAGTTGTTAATTAGCTTAATTTCAGTTCCGTTTTGATTTAGGTCATTTAATGGTATGATCGTGAAGCTTTTGAGCTGCTAATTCAGCTTAatacttttttaatttgttttttgttaTCTGATTTCTGAAGAATAATTTCATGTAGACTGTGTAGTTTACTTGCTTGTGAAATATTCTTCAAATGTATGGAATTAATTCCGTTCACGAAAAGAAATCGAAAAAACAAGTAACACAATTAGGATGTGAGTATTCAATAAAAAGATAGGTTTCATTTGTGGTTTGTGGATTGTGGATTGATTTGATTAATGAAGCTCTGTCTCACAATTGAATCGGTGTGGATTTGATTTCATTGTTCAGGAACTCCATGGACAGAGGAAGAGCACAAGCGCTTCCTCGTTGGATTGCAGAAGGTTGGGAAAGGAGATTGGAGAGGAATATCTAAGAATTATGTGAAGACTCGTACGCCGACTCAGGTTGCTAGTCACGCTCAGAAGTACTTCATCCGCCGGAGCAACCTCAATTGCCGGCGCAGGCGTACCAGCCTCTTCGACATCACCACTGACTCGGTAGATCACCTAACTAATAGCTCTTGTGTTAATTGTGTTTGCTTCATAATTGTTCTTGCTGGTTTATGAATCTGATTGAACATTCAAGGATTTAAATTTCTGATTGAAAGTATGTTTATGTTCACTAATGATATAATCTGATTGAAGAATATGTTGTCCTGTTTCGAACTAGGTTGCTGCAATGCCAATGAAAGAGGCCAGAAACCGGCAACAGATCCCGGCTCAGCCCGTTGCACGGCCACCCTCTGTGCCTCGGCCATTGACATCCAATGCCAATCTATTCTCAACCATGAATGGTCCTGTTCTAGTACCAATGCAAGGTGGGAATCCATCACAAAACTGTCAAAATTTCTTAGCAAACAGCTCATCAGCCATGTTTGTTCATCGTCTCTCTCCGCCTCCGACCTCGGCCCTGGCTGAGCTGAGCTTGAACCAGCAAGTTCCTCCCGAGCCATCCCCATTGTCACTGCAGCTGTCCCTGTCCACGGGTTCATCGTTCCCGGTGACACCAAGCTACAAAAAGGGAGATGGCATTGTTAGTGTTGCTTGAGGAAGAATAGTTTGGGAAGAGAATAAGGACCATGGTGGAATAGGGCACATTCTTAAGATAAATAGAGaaacattgattaagaaatagattgCTCAACTAGCTTTGGACTATTAATCCCTTCTATCTATGCTGGAAATATATTTTATGTCTTGTACCTGCCCTTTTATGCTACTGATATTACAGTAAGTTTTTTGCTTtgcttttctcctttttttagTGGGTTTTTATTGAATACAAGTAGTAAGTGGAGTACTAAATATCATTTCATTTGTTTACTTCTTTTTTGGGATGTACTTCCTTCGTTCACCAACAAATATCGCATAGTTCACCAGCTCAAATTTTTAGAAATGCTCAActtttataaagaaaaataaattgaaaaaaattagtgaatctatttttaattttttatacaataaaatatcataattaAGCATACATCATCAATTTTGGGTCGGATTGATGAATTTAAAATGTGATACTGTTTATGCAATTAATCACCTTTTCCACTTTTGGCCAAATTAATGACGATGTAGTTGGTAGTATTTTTTGTTTGTCACATCACATTAGGATTAGGTCTTATCAATTCGTCGAAGTGTGTTAATGGTTGTGCTATGTTATTATGTCATGATAGTGTCACACTAGCTCCAACTTTGCTAAAAATTGGAAATTATATGAAATTAGAGAATTATGAAATTATGTTTAAATAATTGTATACAAAAtagaacacaaaccaaaatttatgtattttacgTAAGTTTCccataataaattatttaaaataaaatttatgaataatcaatttagaataaaatcatagtaaaatGGAATTAAAGAATGAAATGAATATTGAATTGCATTTCTCTTATAAACTGAATAATGTTTTTGCTTTATTAATTAGTATCTTACAATATCAACAAATTTCAGATTAAAAGAATTAGATTCCAAAGAGATATACAATAGTACTAGTACTGTAATAAAAAAGAATACCAATTTTTTTAGCAAGTACTACTAAATAAAActcaactaaaataaaataaaataaaataaaaaagagtgatGCAATAGAGCTCCACTCATccatcttctccacttcacttGAATTCCCCCAAACTGAAAATCAAAACCCTAGCGATGATGCGAAGCCTCTTCTCCCGAAATCTAATCAATGTCGCCAAATCCTCGGTGAAACCCGCCTCCGCCGTCGCCGGCGGCCGAAGGTGCTATAGCCTGGTGCCCATGGTGATCGAGCATTCATCGAGAGGGGAGCGCGCCTACGACATTTTCTCTCGGCTACTGAAAGAGCGCATCATTTGCATCAACGGCCCCATCTCCGACGATACCGCCCACGTCGTCGTCGCGCAGCTGCTCTTCCTCGAGTCGGAGAATCCTGCCAAGCCAATTCACATGTATCTGAATTCCCCCGGTGGCGCTGTTACTGCTGGTACATTTGTTAAATTtcccgtttttttatttttatttttttccttcaaaaTAAGTTTGGTTTTGATATTTTTGATGGAAATTTTAGTCAGAGGTGTTTTTTTAAGTGATGAAGAGAAACTAGGAAATTTTAAGATTATTTATTTATCGTTGAGCTGAAGTCTTATAATTGGAAGTGGATATCTCTGATAAATTTTGAATGGCAATGTAGTCGATCATGATAAAGGTTAAACTGAATCAGGACTAATACTCTAAGCTTATCTACATTAAGTATAGTCCCATACAAGGCGATTGATGGGGGGTTTTGTcctgtttttaatttttgtgagCTGTGTATGTAATGTTTCGGATTCTGAGTGGGTTTAGTTTGGGGGAGATGATGAGAATgtcataattattttttgttattgaggagttttgcatatatattgcaaatttttgtttaatttggtaGGATTTACCATCACAAACAATGTTCAGGAACAGTAAAGAACTAGAGATTAGTCTTGAATATTCAAGCTTTGGTAAAGGATGGGGATGAACTTGCACTCTGATTCAAATTTATGATCCTTATGCAACTTAATATGAGTTTGTGTTCCTTTGCTTTTTTGCTACTTTGCAGAGAATCCTACTTTGCAGTATGTATTTATATTTAACTTTCTCCGAAAACCTTCGAACTCATTGTTAATTGATTGATGATGTAGGTCTTGCTATCTATGACACAATGCAGTATATCCGATCTCCCATCAATACTATATGTCTTGGTCAAGCTGCATCAATGGCTTCTCTCCTACTGGCTGCTGGTGCAAAGGGTGAAAGGCGGTCCCTCCCAAATGCTACAATAATGATACATCAGCCTTCTGGCGGGTACAGTGGGCAGGCTAAAGACATAAGTATCCATACCAAGCAAATTATTCGTGTTTGGGATGCATTGAATGATCTCTACTGTAAACACACTGGACAGTCACTTGAAGTAATCCAAGCAAACATGGACCGTGATTATTTCATGACAGCTGAGGAGGCCAAGGAGTTTGGAATAATTGATGAGGTTATAAATGAAAGACCGATGTCACTTGTGGCTGATGCTGTAGCAAATGAGGGGAAAGATGAGGGTTCAAGTTAATCTCAATGTAAGATCATGATTTTCATCATATTGTTCTTTCCATTTTTACTTTATGTGATTACCTTTACTGTGTTAGAGAATATAGATTTTTATATGAATCATGTTACTGATTTACAAATATGCTTGTTCAGTTTTTGAGGGGTTGCTTTGAGCTGGAATTCAGATTGTCCCTTCAAACAGTTTCAGTCGCAGGCCTTGTTCACAAGTACTTGTCACCTTTAGTAAGTGAGTTATCTTTATATATATTTCTTGGACTGGCACTTGAGTTTTCTTATGTAAGCATGGTGCAGTTTAgattaagaaaagaaaaaaaagtttttagttttttcttgGCATTTTGCTACCTAAACATTTCGAACTGATAGAGTCCCTGTTAACTTATTACTTCCCTTTGCTGGTTAATGTATAGTAAAAAGACCAGAGAACTGTATGTTATGGGAACAAAAACTTGATGGTGTTCATATCCTGACAGTCTTCATTAAGGAATGACATTTAGATGACTAGGACAGAAAGAACTGACGTTTTTACATGGATTCCATGTTGCTCTCTATATCCTGCAGTTGTTCCATCTTGTACTTCAATTCATGTATACTTTTGGGCAGTATTCAAATAAGATTAAAGAGTTGTTTACATTCTTACTTTGGTGCAGTTATTCCCATCTACTGGATGCAATTCTGACGTCGCTTCTTGGTGAATTCTTCTTGGCCAAGAGTGCAATTAAGGGGGAAGTAATTGTGACCAAATCACAATAAATCTGTCACTGATCTTGTTTTTCTATCTTATTGTGGCACAATCTTCATCAAGGAAAGAATCATCTTTTGTTCCTTGCTTCCCTCCTACTCACTTGCCCTTCTCTTTGATCATGTAGTTATACTTCCATTTGAAAGTGAACTAGTTTGTTAATTATGTGTTCCTTTTGTATTGTTAGGAATCTAAACCAAGTGATGAGATTTAAGCAGCAAATTTATAAGAACTCAACTCAGTGATACTGTTACTGAAATGAATCAAAATGTGAAAATGAAGCTGCCATTTTCAAGAATTCAGACATGaaccaaatttataataaaGTGATTTTACCCCCAAAAATTGATCAAACCAGAGACACAGCCGTCTGCCGTATTAAAGCTATCCTTCACAATAAATAGATTATGTTTCATCTTTGAAAATAAAACACAACAACACAACCTCTCACCCTCATTCAAACTATATGAAATGGCAAATGAACAATATACAAAGATGGAAGTGAAACAAAAAGGTTGCCTCAACCGAAACCGAAGACAAGGGCAGAGAAAAAAATAGCCCTTCTCTGTCACTCACCAACTATGATACAGAAACCATGTTCAGTTCGAGAGGCCTCAAAGCTCCTTGAACAATCTCTTGAACGGATCTATTACGTCTACAGACCTCGGATAATTCTTCGATTGGAGTCGTCAGGCCATTTACAGCTGCACCAGACATCGCATCTGACAAAGCTTGTAGGAATCTTGACCTTTCCTACAAACTATATGAAATGGCAAATGAACAATATACAAAGATGGAAGTGAAACAAAAAGGTTGCCTCAACCGAAACCGAAGACAAGGGCAGAGAAAAAAATAGCCCTTCTCTGTCACTCACCAACTATGATACAGAAACCATGTTCAGTTCGAGAGGCCTCAAAGCTCCTTGAACAATCTCTTGAACGGATCTATTACGTCTACAGACCTCGGATAATTCTTCGATTGGAGTCGTCAGGCCATTTACAGCTGCACCAGACATCGCATCTGACAAAGCTTGTAGGAATCTTGACCTTTCCACGTCTGTCACGGCGTTTGATGGAATTAAGGAAATGGCATCTTTTGCCCACTCTAACGCCTTTGAACTGTAGGCTCGTGTAATAGCTAGAAGCGTGTAGGTTACCTATTGCAAATGAAAATTGAAGTGTTCAACATAGCAAATGGAAGCCTCTATCATGGTAGCATTTATCTATTGAGGGGTCAGGGATATAACCGTTTCTAGTCGTGAACTTGGAAGTGCTCCTGTTAGAGCAGCTACAAGAACTCTGGTGATGACGGCTCCTCTTGGAATAATCACATTGTCCCGGATGGGTACATAAGGCTTCCCCTGAGTGGAATTTGCAAGATCGAAAACATCTGATAGGAAATTTAGTATGGAATTGGAGGCCTCCCTGCAGTGTGAAATGTGACAATTTCAATCCTTATTGTATTTCATCAAAAGCATGCTTGTCGTTTCAGAACATAagaaaatactaaattttactccctccgtccctctgtagtagaggcgtttcattttcagcACCCGGTTTTGGaaatatgataataaataattaaaatagagaaaatgtaaaataagaagagaataatatagagaagactcttaactatattattctcttttttactttaatttctctccactttaactatttattatagtttttccaaaacgagtgctcaaaatgaaacgcctctactacatagggacggagggagtactatttgatagagagaaagagagggagaaCCTATGCTGCACGGTGATGCCAATCATAGAACAGTCCACCAAGCAGGGGAATACAGGAGATGTAAAGAATAATTGCGGACAATAACGGATGCATCTTGATGCTAATAAAAAACAATCATCTACCAGGTCGGGTCGGGAAGAGAAGTCCTGCCACATGGGTAATAGCATCAGGAAAACATTTCACAATGTCAACTAACGGCTGACAGTTATTAACCAGAGATATTACCTGAACTTTTGTAAGCACAGATGTTGTATGGTTGAAAAGAGATTCAATCAAGATTGTCAAATAGTTTGTACAAGATGGATCTGAACCAAATATCTAGAGAAAAGGATTCAAATATAAGTTAATCAGAACAGGAATACTTATCAAGCAATATATTGACCCAGAAAGAACCAGGAATACGAACCTTAATAACTTCACTAGAGAGATAGAGGAAACAAGGTTGCTGATGTTGTTTGTACAAAGCTTGTATCTCTTCGAGTATTACACCAACTGTAACCCCCATAAGAGTTTTAGAGGTCCTCACCTGGAAGAGAAATTTCTTATCAGGAAGACTCCCATAAAAGTGACATACTGACACTGGAaactaaaattgaaattggattaCATTCCTTTCGAATACTATTTGAATGCTATCTTCTGCGGGCAGTCCAATGAAAGAAGAATGACTACTATGGCAAAAAGGCGATAAGGGTTCAATCatgttataaaaaaaacataacattGTTGGAGGTCTTAGAATTACAAGAGAAGTACTGCCAGCACGATAGAGAAGATATGATCTGTATGCATAGTCATATGGCCATACCGTGCTGAGTAGATTAATCATGGTATCATGTCATGTTAAACACCCTAAAAGGGTGCTTCAACTGGAACAACTATGGGTATGGGTGTATGGCTGAGAAGGTTAATTACAATGGAAATCAAGTTGATTAATCCAAGGGTAACTAATCAAGGGAGTAATTGTCGAGTTATAGTGATTCCAAAACTAACATACCAAGCACCATGAATAGAATTGGTTCCCTTTGGCCCCTTGTCTTAAATTCTATTATCCCCATTTACCATAGTTGATAGTGAGGGCAATAATACTCAAAGAGCAAATGGTGAGAACCTTTGAAATAACCCGTCATCAAAATTCCATAGTTCAGAAATCTTACCGCATTTTTGCACGCTCGACAAAGAGATTCCATAGTTCGCATGTCCCAAGAACGACTGCAGCACAAATATTTGAGCTCAAACTTATCTTGAATCAAGTACCCAAGGCAATATAATTTAACTATTAAGTATTTATCAAATCAGCAGATGTAGCACTAACATATCAAAGATTGATTTGAAGATTGGCCAGAGTCTTTGAACAGCATCTGCAACAGCCTCTGGATGATTCGCATGTCTGAAGTTGCATAATTATAAGTTGAACTTCATAAAAAGGTACGCCTAATATAACCGATACAGATATATGTTGCTACCTAAATATATTTGCTAATCGGTCTATATGAACAGTTAAATCTCGAGCAGGCTTCTGTCCCAGTACTAAAGGGCCTTGATTGATGATGTCCTGCTTATAGACCATGCAAAGTACTCAACCAGTCAACCACGTATCAAAACAAGCCTGATTCCTTAAGACAATACTAACCTGTAAAGGAGCAACAGTGGGCAAGCATAGTGCCTCCAAGGCTTTCTTAGCATGTTCCGAAGGAAGTTCCGTGACGACCATACTGTGGATAAAGATTATCGAAATAAGttaacacaacacaaaataccaGCCACTTTCTGCAGGTCATAAAAATCATTAATACCTAAGAGCCTCGACTAGATGCAACGAGTCTTCTGCAGAAACCTTGAAAGGACCTTCTCCAATCATTGCCCCTTGGTATATTTGAAAAAGACCATCCAAGGACCCACATAGTTTTTTCTTGCAGTCTACAGCCAAAACAAAATATAGGCAGAGTTCAAGTAAACTATAGCTATCGCAAAGCCCAGTAACAAAGGTATAAAATTTTGTGGCAAGAAAGCAATAAGGTAAGAAATAATGGACATAGATAGAATATATAAGAAGCCCctattcaagaaaaaaaatgctTGAAATTTTACTCCTAGAACACAAATTCCTTGTTATTATGTAATCTCATAAAGAGTAGGACCATCACCCAGAGATACCCTACTAGAGACGAAGAAGAGCACAGTTTGTTGAAGAGAGAAATAACAATATCTGAGATATTACAAGAATTAAACCATAAAGCATTAAATTAGATGCTTAAAAAACATTGAATGTTAGTTTTAGCTGTAAACTATTAGTACTAGTCAGGAAACAAACATGAGAAGCTAAGCAAG
This portion of the Salvia splendens isolate huo1 unplaced genomic scaffold, SspV2 ctg566, whole genome shotgun sequence genome encodes:
- the LOC121790609 gene encoding transportin MOS14-like — its product is MPQIMNLLPQLPHQPQLLQTVCYVIGAYSKWLDTAPSGPSFLSPLINILVSGMSISEDTAAAAAVAFRHICDDCKKKLCGSLDGLFQIYQGAMIGEGPFKVSAEDSLHLVEALSMVVTELPSEHAKKALEALCLPTVAPLQDIINQGPLVLGQKPARDLTVHIDRLANIFRHANHPEAVADAVQRLWPIFKSIFDIRSWDMRTMESLCRACKNAVRTSKTLMGVTVGVILEEIQALYKQHQQPCFLYLSSEVIKIFGSDPSCTNYLTILIESLFNHTTSVLTKVQDFSSRPDLVDDCFLLASRCIRYCPQLFFTSPVFPCLVDCSMIGITVQHREASNSILNFLSDVFDLANSTQGKPYVPIRDNVIIPRGAVITRVLVAALTGALPSSRLETVTYTLLAITRAYSSKALEWAKDAISLIPSNAVTDVERSRFLQALSDAMSGAAVNGLTTPIEELSEVCRRNRSVQEIVQGALRPLELNMVSVS
- the LOC121790610 gene encoding ATP-dependent Clp protease proteolytic subunit 2, mitochondrial-like; the protein is MMRSLFSRNLINVAKSSVKPASAVAGGRRCYSLVPMVIEHSSRGERAYDIFSRLLKERIICINGPISDDTAHVVVAQLLFLESENPAKPIHMYLNSPGGAVTAGLAIYDTMQYIRSPINTICLGQAASMASLLLAAGAKGERRSLPNATIMIHQPSGGYSGQAKDISIHTKQIIRVWDALNDLYCKHTGQSLEVIQANMDRDYFMTAEEAKEFGIIDEVINERPMSLVADAVANEGKDEGSS
- the LOC121790611 gene encoding transcription factor MYB1R1-like, which gives rise to MSISGDSPATTTSGVGEIMLFGVRVKVDPMRKSVSMNNLSEYEQVSNTSKPEKAKERGGAAGYASADDAAPQPTGGSGDRKRGTPWTEEEHKRFLVGLQKVGKGDWRGISKNYVKTRTPTQVASHAQKYFIRRSNLNCRRRRTSLFDITTDSVAAMPMKEARNRQQIPAQPVARPPSVPRPLTSNANLFSTMNGPVLVPMQGGNPSQNCQNFLANSSSAMFVHRLSPPPTSALAELSLNQQVPPEPSPLSLQLSLSTGSSFPVTPSYKKGDGIVSVA